In a genomic window of uncultured Flavobacterium sp.:
- a CDS encoding FAD-dependent oxidoreductase: MENYLHGLLDEDNDDIIKDYLKYIDGGIPCTDKPKDVLIIGAGMAGMVAAAMLKEAGHNVTIVESNTRVGGRIKTFRNSEKKKYFEDDTVYGEAGAMRIPTIHKMVLKYIEKLGLKTEPFYYLSVDKEQAIAYQAGSTKKEPDVTRNSLFYVNRKRVVQNEYIKKDVNVNELLGFDLGESENMRASDLMDILIKPLKAFIAEDPEKNWPILIERYGEYSMRRFLKEHSMYSENAIEMIGVMQNLESRMAYDFIQSFIEQNIIKDSTTFMEIVGGSDLLPNAFFKAYNLEENTYFDCRMTKMKLVNNKVKIEVDIEVQRDFQFYEDAGFKALKTPVSDLEFDEIIVTIPFSALRHVYVTPQFKQEKRKAIRELHYDSATKILLEFREKWWQEAPYNIVGGGTITDFSNRFTYYPSNDLGAKGHGVVLASYCWSDEASRWDSMDDDDRYFYALKNLAIMHSDDPKEQQRIIDLAVITSSIKDYKKKGGRLVGAATQSWMRDPYAYGEAAIFNPGQLQLLQQHIISTEWEGKAHFAGEHTSLKHAWIEGAIESGIRTALEVNENTGNLNNPI; the protein is encoded by the coding sequence ATGGAAAACTATTTACACGGTTTACTCGACGAAGACAACGACGACATTATTAAAGACTACTTAAAATACATTGACGGGGGAATCCCATGTACGGATAAACCAAAAGACGTATTAATCATTGGTGCCGGAATGGCCGGAATGGTAGCCGCAGCTATGCTAAAAGAAGCCGGACATAATGTTACAATAGTCGAATCAAACACTCGTGTTGGTGGAAGAATCAAGACTTTCAGAAATTCTGAAAAGAAAAAATATTTTGAAGACGACACTGTTTATGGCGAAGCGGGTGCAATGCGTATCCCGACCATACACAAAATGGTGCTAAAATATATTGAAAAACTCGGACTCAAAACCGAGCCTTTTTATTATCTGTCTGTCGATAAGGAACAAGCAATCGCATATCAGGCAGGCTCAACTAAAAAGGAGCCGGATGTTACTAGAAATTCCCTTTTCTATGTTAACCGCAAACGTGTTGTACAGAATGAATATATCAAAAAAGATGTTAATGTAAACGAACTACTGGGCTTTGATCTGGGCGAAAGTGAAAACATGCGTGCCAGCGATTTAATGGACATTCTCATTAAACCGCTTAAGGCTTTTATTGCAGAAGATCCTGAGAAAAACTGGCCAATACTAATCGAGCGCTATGGAGAATATTCGATGCGTCGTTTCTTAAAAGAACATTCGATGTATTCAGAAAATGCTATCGAGATGATTGGAGTTATGCAAAATCTGGAGTCCAGAATGGCCTATGATTTTATCCAGAGTTTTATTGAGCAAAATATCATCAAGGATTCTACCACTTTTATGGAAATTGTTGGCGGAAGCGACTTGTTGCCAAATGCATTCTTCAAAGCTTATAATCTCGAAGAAAACACTTATTTTGACTGCAGAATGACCAAAATGAAGCTCGTTAACAACAAGGTAAAAATAGAAGTTGATATTGAAGTACAACGTGACTTTCAGTTTTATGAAGACGCAGGATTCAAAGCTTTAAAAACACCTGTTAGTGATCTGGAATTTGATGAAATAATTGTCACTATACCATTTTCTGCATTACGACATGTATATGTAACACCGCAATTCAAACAGGAAAAACGAAAAGCAATCCGAGAACTGCACTATGATTCTGCTACTAAAATATTGTTGGAATTTCGTGAAAAATGGTGGCAGGAAGCTCCTTATAATATTGTTGGCGGTGGTACGATTACTGATTTTTCAAACCGTTTTACCTATTATCCAAGTAATGATTTGGGAGCTAAAGGCCATGGTGTCGTATTGGCATCTTATTGCTGGTCTGACGAAGCAAGCCGTTGGGATTCTATGGATGATGACGACAGGTATTTTTATGCACTTAAAAATCTGGCGATCATGCACTCTGATGACCCGAAGGAACAACAGCGCATTATTGACCTTGCCGTAATTACCTCAAGCATCAAAGACTATAAAAAGAAAGGCGGAAGATTAGTTGGTGCGGCAACACAAAGCTGGATGCGCGACCCGTATGCTTATGGTGAAGCAGCAATATTTAATCCCGGACAGTTACAATTATTGCAGCAACATATAATCTCAACTGAATGGGAAGGAAAAGCACATTTTGCCGGAGAGCATACTTCGCTGAAACATGCCTGGATTGAAGGCGCAATTGAGTCCGGAATCCGTACTGCACTCGAAGTAAACGAAAATACTGGTAACCTGAATAACCCAATTTAA